From the genome of Alosa alosa isolate M-15738 ecotype Scorff River chromosome 20, AALO_Geno_1.1, whole genome shotgun sequence, one region includes:
- the exosc7 gene encoding exosome complex component RRP42 isoform X1, which translates to MATVQVSEAEKLYVLHGVRDDLRVDGRSCEDYRHMEIETDVVSNTDGSAKVTLGHTNVLVGIKAEIGKPKPMVPDEGYLEFFVDCSANATPEFEGRGGEGLGIELSNTLYKVFSNKHSIDLKSLCIRPGENCWVLYVDVLLLQCDGNLFDAISVAIKAALFNTKIPRVHISEDEDGGKEIELSDDPYDCVRVNVENVPCIVTLCKIGHRHVVDATLQEKACSVASLLISVTHRGTVTCVRKVGGGSLDPESIFEMTETGKRVGKALHTPLMELLQKEESLGSKRQKVGFLG; encoded by the exons ATGGCCACAGTTCAAGTCAGTGAAGCTGAGAAATTGTATGTTTTGCATGGAGTACGG GACGATTTACGAGTTGATGGACGGAGCTGCGAGGACTACAGGCACATGGAGATCGAGACAGATGTTGTGTCTAATACAGATGGTTCTGCAAAAGTTACTCTT GGACACACAAACGTCCTAGTTGGAATCAAAGCCGAAATAGGAAAACCAAAACCCATGGTACCTGATGAAGGGTATCTGGAGTTCTTTGTTGACTG CTCTGCAAATGCCACTCCAGAGTTTGAGGGGCGAGGTGGTGAGGGTCTTGGTATAGAGCTGAGTAACACACTCTATAAAGTATTCAGTAACAAGCACAGCATAGACTTAAAGAGTCTCTGCATCCGCCCTGGAGAGAACTGCTGGGTTCTCTACGTGGACGTACTG CTTCTGCAGTGTGATGGCAACTTATTTGATGCCATCTCTGTGGCCATTAAGGCAGCCCTCTTCAACACAAA GATCCCAAGAGTGCACATATCAGAAGATGAGGACGGTGGAAAGGAAATCGAACTGTCAGACGACCCGTATGACTGTGTGCGAGTCAATGTAGAGAACGTCCCCTGCATCGTGACTTTGTGCAAG ATAGGGCACCGGCACGTGGTGGATGCCACCCTGCAGGAGAAGGCGTGTTCTGTGGCGAGCCTGCTCATCTCCGTCACACACCGGGGCACAGTGACCTGCGTCAGGAAGGTGGGGGGAGGCAGCCTGGACCCAGAGAGCATATTCGAGATGACCGAG ACAGGTAAACGGGTGGGCAAAGCACTTCACACTCCCCTCATGGAGCTGCTACAGAAAGAGGAAAGCCTCGGatcaaagagacagaaagttgGCTTCCTCGGATAA
- the exosc7 gene encoding exosome complex component RRP42 isoform X2: MEIETDVVSNTDGSAKVTLGHTNVLVGIKAEIGKPKPMVPDEGYLEFFVDCSANATPEFEGRGGEGLGIELSNTLYKVFSNKHSIDLKSLCIRPGENCWVLYVDVLLLQCDGNLFDAISVAIKAALFNTKIPRVHISEDEDGGKEIELSDDPYDCVRVNVENVPCIVTLCKIGHRHVVDATLQEKACSVASLLISVTHRGTVTCVRKVGGGSLDPESIFEMTETGKRVGKALHTPLMELLQKEESLGSKRQKVGFLG; the protein is encoded by the exons ATGGAGATCGAGACAGATGTTGTGTCTAATACAGATGGTTCTGCAAAAGTTACTCTT GGACACACAAACGTCCTAGTTGGAATCAAAGCCGAAATAGGAAAACCAAAACCCATGGTACCTGATGAAGGGTATCTGGAGTTCTTTGTTGACTG CTCTGCAAATGCCACTCCAGAGTTTGAGGGGCGAGGTGGTGAGGGTCTTGGTATAGAGCTGAGTAACACACTCTATAAAGTATTCAGTAACAAGCACAGCATAGACTTAAAGAGTCTCTGCATCCGCCCTGGAGAGAACTGCTGGGTTCTCTACGTGGACGTACTG CTTCTGCAGTGTGATGGCAACTTATTTGATGCCATCTCTGTGGCCATTAAGGCAGCCCTCTTCAACACAAA GATCCCAAGAGTGCACATATCAGAAGATGAGGACGGTGGAAAGGAAATCGAACTGTCAGACGACCCGTATGACTGTGTGCGAGTCAATGTAGAGAACGTCCCCTGCATCGTGACTTTGTGCAAG ATAGGGCACCGGCACGTGGTGGATGCCACCCTGCAGGAGAAGGCGTGTTCTGTGGCGAGCCTGCTCATCTCCGTCACACACCGGGGCACAGTGACCTGCGTCAGGAAGGTGGGGGGAGGCAGCCTGGACCCAGAGAGCATATTCGAGATGACCGAG ACAGGTAAACGGGTGGGCAAAGCACTTCACACTCCCCTCATGGAGCTGCTACAGAAAGAGGAAAGCCTCGGatcaaagagacagaaagttgGCTTCCTCGGATAA
- the clec3bb gene encoding tetranectin codes for MDLRGACLLLGVLLLSHFSSQQMMSKKKLVKKETPKDGAIEELRKQIDDILKEVNLLKEQQALQTVCLKGTKIQGKCYLADPMKKRYHAASEDCIAKGGTISTPLSLDENDKLYDYMRQTIGSDEEIWLGINDMLTEGVWVDQTGSTLRYKNWDTSFKGDRTMNCAVLSGSMSGKWLDENCREERASVCEFNIV; via the exons ATGGATCTCAGAGGTGCCTGCCTCCTGCTCGGAGTTCTACTTCTCTCCCACTTCTCATCCCAACAGATGATGTCAAAGAAGAAGCTGGTGAAGAAAG AGACCCCAAAAGATGGAGCCATTGAAGAACTCAGAAAGCAAATCGATGACATTTTGAAGGAGGTGAATCTTCTGAAGGAGCAGCAGGCTTTGCAAACAG TTTGTTTGAAGGGAACCAAGATTCAGGGGAAATGCTACCTGGCCGACCCCATGAAGAAGCGTTACCATGCAGCCAGCGAGGACTGCATCGCCAAGGGTGGCACGATCAGCACCCCACTCTCCCTCGATGAGAATGACAAGTTGTACGACTACATGCGCCAGACCATTGGGTCCGATGAAGAAATCTGGCTGGGCATCAACGACATGCTGACCGAGGGCGTCTGGGTCGACCAAACCGGGTCCACCCTGCGCTACAAGAACTGGGACACTTCCTTTAAGGGGGATCGCACCATGAATTGCGCAGTGCTCTCTGGGTCAATGAGTGGGAAGTGGCTGGACGAGAACTGCCGCGAAGAGCGGGCGTCCGTGTGCGAGTTCAACATAGTCTGA